A single window of Tamandua tetradactyla isolate mTamTet1 chromosome 25, mTamTet1.pri, whole genome shotgun sequence DNA harbors:
- the LOC143669196 gene encoding histone H2B type 1-A: protein MVKVSGVAAMPEVSSKGTIISKKGFKKAVIKTQKKEGKKRKKCRKESYSIYIYKVLKQVHPDTGISSKAMSIMNSFVTDIFERIAGEASRLAHYNKRSTITSREIQTAVRLLLPGELAKHAVSEGTKAVTKYTSSK from the coding sequence ATGGTGAAGGTGAGCGGTGTAGCAGCCATGCCTGAGGTGTCTTCAAAAGGCACTATTATCTCCAAGAAAGGGTTCAAAAAAGCTGTGATCAAGACtcagaagaaagaagggaaaaaacgCAAGAAGTGCCGGAAGGAGAGCTATTCTATTTACATCTATAAGGTATTGAAACAGGTTCACCCAGACACCGGCATCTCATCAAAGGCTATGAGCATCATGAACTCTTTTGTAACCGATATCTTCGAACGCATTGCGGGCGAGGCGTCGCGCTTGGCGCACTATAACAAGCGCTCAACTATCACTTCTAGGGAGATCCAGACGGCTGTGCGCCTGCTGCTACCCGGGGAGCTTGCCAAACACGCTGTGTCAGAGGGCACCAAGGCCGTTACTAAGTACACCAGCTCCAAGTGA
- the LOC143669197 gene encoding histone H2A type 1-A, giving the protein MSGRGKQGGKARAKAKSRSSRAGLQFPVGRVHRLLRRGNYAERIGAGAPVYLAAVLEYLTAEILELAGNAARDNKKTRIIPRHLQLAIRNDEELNKLLGGVTIAQGGVLPNIQAVLLPKKTESHHHKVQCK; this is encoded by the coding sequence ATGTCTGGGAGAGGAAAGCAGGGTGGCAAGGCGCGTGCTAAAGCGAAGTCTCGGTCGTCCAGGGCAGGTCTACAGTTCCCTGTGGGTCGAGTGCATCGTCTGCTTCGCAGAGGGAACTACGCAGAGCGCATTGGAGCTGGCGCCCCGGTGTACCTGGCAGCGGTGCTGGAGTACCTGACGGCCGAGATCCTGGAACTGGCAGGCAACGCGGCCCGCGACAACAAGAAGACCCGCATTATCCCGCGCCACCTGCAGCTGGCTATCCGCAATGATGAGGAGCTCAACAAGTTGTTGGGTGGTGTGACTATCGCGCAGGGCGGTGTCCTGCCCAACATCCAGGCTGTGCTGCTGCCCAAGAAGACCGAGAGCCATCATCATAAAGTCCAGTGTAAGTAA